From a single Mycobacteriales bacterium genomic region:
- a CDS encoding PD-(D/E)XK nuclease family protein — MTAETAQASPPVDLPTPVIGSLSPSRAGDFMTCPLLFRFRTIDRLPQAPSSAATRGTLVHAVLERLYDLPAAGRTLDAAAGMLRPEWERLLEAEPEVASLFEQPSELVAWLDSARELLAGYFTLEDPTRLEPAERERLVEVVLPGGLRLRGIVDRLDRAPTGELRVVDYKCARSPREAFEGKALFQMKFYALVLWRSTGQIPRLLQLMYLGDREVLRYSPDEADLVATERKVLALWAAVERATQLREFPPRPSKLCGWCDHQALCPSFGGTPPPWPEQVPGPDEPLPHQRVAVERAQQV; from the coding sequence GCTGTCGCCGTCCCGGGCGGGAGACTTCATGACCTGCCCGCTGCTGTTCCGCTTCCGGACGATCGACCGCCTGCCGCAGGCGCCGTCCTCGGCCGCCACCCGCGGGACGCTGGTGCACGCCGTGCTCGAGCGCCTGTACGACCTCCCCGCCGCCGGGCGCACGCTCGACGCGGCCGCCGGGATGCTGCGCCCGGAGTGGGAGCGGCTGCTCGAGGCCGAGCCAGAGGTGGCCTCCCTGTTCGAGCAGCCGAGCGAGCTGGTCGCCTGGCTCGACAGCGCCCGCGAGCTGCTGGCCGGCTACTTCACGCTGGAGGACCCGACCCGGCTCGAGCCGGCCGAGCGGGAGCGGCTGGTCGAGGTCGTCCTTCCCGGCGGGCTGCGGCTGCGCGGGATCGTCGACCGGCTGGACCGGGCACCCACGGGCGAGCTTCGCGTCGTGGACTACAAGTGCGCGCGCTCGCCTCGCGAGGCCTTCGAGGGCAAGGCGCTGTTCCAGATGAAGTTCTACGCGCTCGTCCTGTGGCGTAGCACCGGGCAGATCCCCCGGTTGCTCCAGCTGATGTACCTCGGCGATCGGGAGGTGCTGCGGTACTCCCCCGACGAGGCCGACCTGGTCGCCACCGAGCGCAAGGTGCTCGCCCTGTGGGCGGCGGTCGAGCGGGCCACCCAGCTGCGCGAGTTCCCGCCCCGACCGAGCAAGCTCTGCGGCTGGTGCGACCACCAGGCGCTGTGCCCCAGTTTCGGCGGCACGCCGCCGCCCTGGCCCGAGCAGGTGCCGGGCCCGGACGAGCCGCTGCCGCACCAGCGTGTCGCTGTGGAGAGGGCACAGCAGGTGTAG